Part of the Lolium rigidum isolate FL_2022 chromosome 6, APGP_CSIRO_Lrig_0.1, whole genome shotgun sequence genome, AGGCGAGCGCGCCGGAGCCGGAGCGCCTGGCACCGGCGAAGGGAGGAGTAGGACAAGCGATGCTGCCCAGGACCGCATTGAGGGTTGGCGCCGGCGTGGCGCTCGCGCTGGCCCTGGGCGGCGTCTCATGGTCAGCGCGCAGCGGTGGCGCCGGTGCCGGCGCCGTCTTAGTGCAGCCGGCCGCGGTATGTATGATGAACGCCGTCACGGACGGAGCAGAGCGTGCTGGCGgcaccccggcggcggcggctgtcatGAGGACGAGCGTGGACGCGCTCTCCGACTCGCTGTTTCGGCGTGAGGATGCGCCCAGGGATCACGCCACTCTCATGGACCTCGTCTTCGAGCAAGTCACCAAGGAGGTTCTCTTTCATTGCTTTGTTCCACACCCTGATCCTTCAGTATATGACTCATGAGTGCATGGCATGCCCATGATCGAGTTCGAGCTTGTGTTTATGCCATGCGCAGCACATCGGCGACAGGGGAAAGCTGACGAGCCTGCTGCAGAAGGAGTGGTCGGCGTCCCGCGACTCGGAAAGAAAGCTCAACCTCGGCTTGCTGCTCACTGATGTACTCATCAACCAGGTGAGCTCTAACATTTTTCCGTTTGTGTGCTTCACGCTTAACTGCCTACTTCATCTGGCAATGTTTAGCCAATAAGTCGATCCGTGTTCTATTGAGACGAATTAACCATGCTGCCACACTGTTTAATCATCACGTAGAGAGAATGGCAGAGGGCCAAAGAAGTTTGCCAGCAACTCACTGGCCGCTACCAACGTGATTCGAGGCCATACCTGCATTTGGTAATGTTTTTTTCTTACCACGCTACTACTACATGCTACAGCCTAACCTTCATGTGATCAATTCCCGAGCTCAACTTTTCTTGTGCTCACTGCTCATACATTGCTCACTTCTGTTTTGTTCAGGCTGTCATCAACATGATGATGGCAGTGGAGACCATGCTCTCTCCGGAGACGGCCACTGCCGACGACATCGAGAAGATGTCCAAGAACGCCATGGACGCCTGGAAGGATTTCAAGAACAAGTACGAACTTGCCAAGGGATCAACAGAGTCCAGCACCTGACGGGACCTGATACAGTACTGATAATTCTTGGGAAGAATCTTTATGTCTTGCCTAAAGACAGAACCTTGTGTTGAGTGCTGACCACTCTTGTGATGGATTATTGTGCCTTGACAGCCTAGTTGCGTGTGAACTTTGCTTCAGTGCTTCTGACTTGAATGTACTCGTGAAGACATATCTCATTATCTCTTACCAAGAAAAAAAATCTGTGTGTGTAACTGTGCTTACCGAATTTCCGCTCGATTGTATATTTACGAAGAGTGCAATATTCAGACCCAAAGTGAAGTATGAAATGCAGCATTTTCATGGACTTTATATCACTCGTCTGATAGTCTCCAGTCCCCTACATTCTGTTCTGTTATTATTTACCAAAACATTTGGAGTTTGTGTACACATGTTTAAATGTTCCCCTACTGTACAATTACAGAAATGAAATCTTCAGACCAAAAACCAAGAAAGAATGAAATGCTGCATTTTCATGGACCTTATTCAGATGGCTCCCCCCACATCTTCATAAGGTACTTCTCGCAGCTGCTCCCGGCGATTTCCCATGAGGACGCCATCCTGGCCATCGCCTGCTTCATTCCTCCTCTGCCACCGCCATTGTGGTGCTTCAGGTTGTGACGGTATTCGACGGCGATGTGCTCGAACACCTCCACCTCGAACATGTTCATGCGCACCTTGGGGCTCATCTGGTCCCGGACGTAGGCGAAGGCGAGCTGATCGCGCGGGTTGAATGCCTCCAGCTCGTTGAACAGCAGGCAGGAGAAGAGGTCGCTGGCCGAGCCGTGCCTCCTGATGATGATCGCCGTGTCCGGCACATCTGAACCACGCCAAGACGTACAACATTATGTCAATAACTGAGTATGTAATATTCCCTCCGTTCCACAAAAAATGtctcaattttatcaaaatttgaatgtatctacctattatatatctaaattttgaaaaaattgagACGCTTTTAGTGGAACGGCGGGAGTATGAAACCACAAATAAATAAGAATCGAATTGAGAAAATTATACCGGAAGGATATGGGAGCTTGCTGGAGGACCATGGCTGGAGCCCGTTGCGGCAGTACGTCTCCATCTGCGCCCTGATGCCGTCCACGTCGCCCCACTTGTGCCACCGCGCCGTTGCGATCGCCTCCTCCATGGCGTGGAGGTTGAACGGGTGCCTGGAGACGGCCATGTCCGCGCCCTCGCCGATGAGGAGCGAGTGCACCAGCAGCAGCGGGTCCACCGTGAGCTGCATCTTCCCGTCCACCCACACGCTGAACCTGGCGTTCGGGAACAGCCTGTGCAGCAGGTGCTTCGCCACCACGCCGTTCATGGCGGGGCTGTCGTAGGGGAGCTGCTCCTGACGAAGCCTCACCACGCGCCACGCGCCAACGGCCGTG contains:
- the LOC124664972 gene encoding uncharacterized protein LOC124664972, whose amino-acid sequence is MESFLCTPSHATVTGVHAALRRPVLVRASTSALTQAARWRALAVRAQASAPEPERLAPAKGGVGQAMLPRTALRVGAGVALALALGGVSWSARSGGAGAGAVLVQPAAVCMMNAVTDGAERAGGTPAAAAVMRTSVDALSDSLFRREDAPRDHATLMDLVFEQVTKEHIGDRGKLTSLLQKEWSASRDSERKLNLGLLLTDVLINQREWQRAKEVCQQLTGRYQRDSRPYLHLAVINMMMAVETMLSPETATADDIEKMSKNAMDAWKDFKNKYELAKGSTESST
- the LOC124664973 gene encoding probable hexosyltransferase MUCI70 → MGWVRVRRPPLLQSKLLCVSLLYLLTTLPLALYVSFSDPSSRCLPLLLIPSTRSSSAATTLFHYPRDYGEHKHALPTPRRLCSDPAVFSDYKTVLEEINGLRRNLTAPPRAFPPLRYQNGRRDTFAGNLSTDERISFFTHTDGAVEIPCGFFKDFPIAQADRLAMESCRGVVVASAILNDHDKIRQPKGLGSQTLKTTCFFLFIDDHTHSALASHGILKDDEGHGAPAITAVGAWRVVRLRQEQLPYDSPAMNGVVAKHLLHRLFPNARFSVWVDGKMQLTVDPLLLVHSLLIGEGADMAVSRHPFNLHAMEEAIATARWHKWGDVDGIRAQMETYCRNGLQPWSSSKLPYPSDVPDTAIIIRRHGSASDLFSCLLFNELEAFNPRDQLAFAYVRDQMSPKVRMNMFEVEVFEHIAVEYRHNLKHHNGGGRGGMKQAMARMASSWEIAGSSCEKYLMKMWGEPSE